A region of Etheostoma cragini isolate CJK2018 chromosome 24, CSU_Ecrag_1.0, whole genome shotgun sequence DNA encodes the following proteins:
- the LOC117939192 gene encoding protein FAM184A-like isoform X3, with protein MATGSGWQPPYNTSTSSTKYTPSPTSSMFYDGTLTLEYTQDLHLKMSKKIAQLTKVIYALNTKNDEHEEEIESLKEAHEDEVQHIVTETRDKIMQYKSKMVDDADLRRRLASLEESVDLHEHMKRQALAEFEMYRQRMEDSQLCTEAQHTQRVVSMSREVEEMRRDFEEKLRAFSQAQAQFEADKRRALEELRATHRQEVEELLNNQQNQSATSTEDQEKLAELHRQEVEALMERVEEISKDKVRLVEEFEAKLGKAQEYYERELEAMRRTHQLTTENLLAWKRTEVELRKEFQAQEAALQRSLSRLRSELQKAQEEARENRDKTNRLQTSLANAEGTIKNLHKQLEEAIQDGEIWVMQLKDTEYELDGSRERVQQQATEILHKASQIGSLQATQMSHEATIRNLDVEQSRLKEKISRLEEEREALLNQSQASNEQHKQQVLKLEQSLREEHQGYEKELCRLRAHYEEEMHRFREAQVRALEEMEEKHQAMREEAQQEKEDEKKVLMTKMSQEFEIKRMSLEEQRDRLQQQLDNLKEELSAKLNMANQEVSHFQEQVREGEQNMSSAQAQISCLRETQEKLKTELDATRARVRETSNLLTDLQEEIETQRQQHDARVMSIRTEEKQKMDKMADELDQKWRDALREEVRLLKEELTEEYEADKQAELTQISQQKELEMMAAREGWQRKVEDLLEQISLLKQSLELQLSQSQSALQQLQSQFNQERELLSQQLKEMQREHQRREHRLQEAHCCALSTMEEARQHQIRALEERLKQEQREEVHALKEAHRRTLDILRQQSDQELQTLRFELEDEGKAKLASLRAELNHIHAASIEHLKQIHLKENTSAKRDLEKAMEHSRQQEQELLVRISDLQAELCSRSNRITDLDHEIHSLNETIDTLTRELEIKGKEVLRVRSEANHQIRAHEQDLSKRHERDLGDINIMHQREIQIMLADFNKAQEVLKDKITALQILLEGTEDKLRHRESRPEDLHVIAELREMVTEREALVKKLVDDKKFYQLELVNRETGFNKVFNSSANVGVINPLIKPS; from the exons GTAATTTATGCTCTCAACACCAAGAACGACGAGCATGAGGAAGAAATTGAGTCTCTGAAAGAAGCCCATGAGGACGAG GTCCAGCACATTGTGACCGAAACCAGAGACAAGATCATGCAGTACAAGAGTAAGATGGTGGACGATGCGGACCTGAGGCGGCGGCTGGCCAGTCTGGAAGAATCTGTGGATCTCCACGaacacatgaagagacag GCTTTAGCAGAGTTTGAGATGTACAGACAGAGAATGGAGGATTCACAGCTCTGCACTGaagcccaacacacacagagagtggtTTCTATGAGCAGAGAG GTGGAGGAGATGCGTCGGGATTTTGAGGAGAAGCTGCGAGCGTTCAGCCAGGCTCAGGCCCAGTTTGAGGCGGATAAACGGCGAGCGCTGGAGGAGCTGAGGGCCACCCACCGCCAGGAGGTGGAGGAACTCCTCAACAACCAGCAGAACCAGAGCGCCACCTCCACCGAAGACCAGGAGAAACTGGCTGAGCTCCATAGACAAGAG GTGGAAGCATTGAtggagagggtggaggagaTATCAAAGGACAAGGTCCGTCTGGTGGAGGAGTTTGAGGCCAAGCTGGGCAAGGCACAGGAGTATTATGAGAGGGAGCTGGAGGCCATGAGGAGAACGCACCAGCTCACCACTGAAAACCTGCTGGCCTGGAAAAGGACCGAG GTTGAGCTTCGTAAGGAGTTCCAGGCTCAGGAAGCAGCGCTGCAGCGCTCTCTGTCCAGGCTGAGGAGTGAGCTTCAGAAAGCTCAGGAGGAGGCCAGAGAGAaccgagacaagaccaacaGACTGCAGACATCGCTGGCCAACGCAGAGGGAACtatcaag aacCTGCACAAGCAGCTGGAAGAGGCCATCCAGGACGGAGAGATCTGGGTGATGCAGCTGAAGGACACGGAGTATGAACTAGACGGCAGCAGGGAACGAGTACAACAGCAGGCAACTGAAATCCTCCATAAAGCCA GTCAGATTGGCTCCCTGCAGGCCACCCAGATGTCCCATGAGGCGACCATCAGGAACCTGGACGTGGAGCAGAGCCGGCTGAAGGAGAAGATCAGCcggctggaggaggagagggaggctCTGCTCAACCAGAGCCAGGCCTCTAATGAACAGCACAAACAGCAAGTGCTCAAACTAGAACAG TCTCTGCGTGAGGAGCACCAGGGTTATGAGAAGGAGCTCTGCAGGCTGAGAGCACACTACGAGGAGGAGATGCATCGCTTCAGGGAGGCGCAGGTCAGAGCACtggaagagatggaggagaaaCACCAGGCCATGAGGGAGGAGGCCCAGCAGGAGAAAGAGGACGAGAAGAAAGTCCTCATGACG AAAATGAGTCAGGAGTTTGAGATTAAGCGTATGTCACTGGAGGAGCAGCGTGATCGCCTTCAGCAGCAACTCGACAACTTGAAAGAGGAGCTCTCGGCCAAACTCAACATGGCCAATCAGGAG GTGTCCCACTTCCAGGAGCAAGTGAGAGAGGGGGAGCAGAACATGAGTTCAGCTCAGGCACAGATCAGCTGTCTGAGGGAAACTCAGGAAAAACTCAAGACTGAACTGGACGCTACTCGAGCCCGGGTCCGAGAGACCAGCAACCTGCTAACTGACCTACAG gAGGAGATCGAGACCCAGAGACAGCAGCATGATGCCAGAGTGATGTCCATTAGAACAGAGGAGAAGCAGAAGATGGACAAAATGGCCGATGAATTGGACCAGAAATGGAGAGATGCACTgcg GGAGGAGGTGCGTTTATTGAAGGAGGAGTTGACCGAGGAGTATGAAGCAGATAAACAGGCGGAGTTGACTCAGATCTCCCAGCAAAAAGAACTGGAGATGATGGCGGCAAGAGAGGGTTGGCAGAGGAAGGTGGAAGACCTGCTGGAACAg atcTCTCTATTGAAACAGTCCCTGGAGCTGCAGTTGTCACAGTCCCAGTCAGCTCTCCAGCAGCTGCAGTCTCAGTTTAACCAGGAGAGGGAGCTGCTGAGCCAACAGCTGAAAG AGATGCAGAGAGAACATCAGAGGAGAGAGCATCGACTACAGGAGGCCCACTGCTGTGCCCTGAGCACCATGGAGGAGGCCAGACAACACCAGATAAGG GCCCTGGAGGAGCGTCTAAAGCaggagcagagggaggaggtCCACGCTTTGAAGGAGGCCCACAGGAGGACCTTAGACATCCTGAGACAACAGTCGGACCAGGAGCTGCAGACGCTGCGATTTGAATTGGAGGACGAAGGAAAAGCAAAGCTGg CATCTCTTCGTGCAGAACTGAACCACATTCACGCTGCGTCAATAGAGCATCTAAAGCAGATCCAtctcaaagaaaacacatcCGCCAAAAGAGATCTAGAAAAAGCTATGGAGCACAGCCGTCAGCAG GAACAAGAGCTCCTAGTTCGTATATCAGACCTGCAAGCAGAGCTGTGTTCCCGTAGCAACCGCATCACCGATCTGGACCATGAGATCCACTCCCTGAACGAGACCATCGACACTCTGACCAGAGAGCTGGAGATAAAGGGCAAAGAGGTGCTGCGGGTCCGCAGTGAAGCTAACCATCAGATAAG GGCCCATGAACAAGACCTTTCAAAGAGACACGAGAGGGATCTGGGGGATATAAATATAATGCATCAAAGAGAAATACAAATCATGCTTGCAGACTTCAATAAGGCCCAGGAGGTCCTCAAAGACAAGATCACTGCACTACAAATACT GTTGGAGGGGACAGAGGACAAGTTAAGACACAGAGAGAGCCGGCCAGAAGACCTGCATGTTATAGCAGAGCTCCGAGAGATGGTCACCGAAAGAGAAGCACTGGTGAAAAAGCTGGTG GACGACAAGAAGTTCTACCAGCTAGAGTTGGTCAACCGAGAGACGGGGTTCAACAAGGTCTTCAATTCCAGTGCCAATGTTGGTGTAATCAACCCTCTTATCAAG CCTTCCTGA